A genomic window from Flavobacterium phycosphaerae includes:
- a CDS encoding ABC transporter ATP-binding protein: MQAKAFDTNLFKRILKYTKPYKKRYYSVIFFAVSLSVFAALRPYLLKHTVDSYIKPKDEHGLLFYIAMMGIVLLMETLSQFYFVYWANWLGQDIIKDIRTKLFKHMLSFRMKYYDNAPVGQLVTRSVSDIEQIARIFSQGLFMIFSDLMKMVIVLLFMFFMNWRLTWIVIIAMPILVYITRIFQRKMQIAFEEVRTQVANMNTFVQERVTGMKIVQLFNREEIEYEKFKEINGKHNKAWIKTIFYNSIFFPIAEIISSLTLAAVVLYGGFHILDGDKFTTFGDLFSYTMFIAMLFNPLRQIADKFNEMQMGMISANRVFDILDTDKDVQLDGTKIAGHFKGNIHFENVRFSYIDNEEVVKGISLNVKSGETIAIVGATGAGKSTIINLLNRFYEINSGAIFIDEQNINDFQMESLRKQIAIVLQDVFLFADTIHNNITLNNPTITRENVIEAAKKIGVHKFIKSLPGGYDYDVKERGVMLSSGQRQLIAFLRAYVSNPSILILDEATSSIDTYSEELIQKATERITQNRTSIIIAHRLATIIKADKIIVMDKGQIVEEGTHQELVNKAQGYYKNLYDSQFAVES, translated from the coding sequence CCTATTTATTGAAGCACACGGTTGATTCCTATATCAAGCCGAAAGACGAGCACGGTTTGTTATTCTATATAGCCATGATGGGAATTGTATTGTTGATGGAAACCCTTTCACAGTTCTATTTTGTGTATTGGGCCAACTGGCTGGGACAAGACATTATTAAAGACATCCGAACAAAGTTATTCAAACACATGCTGAGTTTCCGCATGAAGTATTATGACAATGCGCCGGTGGGACAATTAGTGACACGCTCTGTTTCTGATATCGAACAGATTGCCCGTATTTTCAGCCAAGGTCTTTTTATGATTTTTAGTGATTTAATGAAAATGGTTATCGTATTGCTTTTTATGTTTTTCATGAATTGGAGATTAACTTGGATCGTTATTATCGCCATGCCGATTTTGGTTTACATCACAAGAATCTTTCAGCGAAAAATGCAGATTGCTTTTGAAGAAGTACGAACCCAAGTAGCCAATATGAATACATTCGTGCAGGAAAGAGTAACCGGAATGAAAATCGTACAGCTTTTCAATCGCGAAGAAATTGAATATGAAAAGTTCAAAGAAATCAACGGCAAACACAATAAGGCTTGGATAAAAACCATTTTTTACAACTCTATCTTTTTTCCCATTGCCGAAATTATATCGTCATTAACACTTGCTGCGGTGGTCTTGTATGGCGGATTTCATATTTTAGACGGCGATAAGTTCACCACTTTCGGAGATTTGTTTTCGTACACCATGTTTATTGCCATGTTGTTCAACCCCTTGCGTCAGATTGCGGATAAGTTCAATGAAATGCAAATGGGCATGATTTCAGCCAATAGAGTGTTTGATATTTTAGATACCGATAAAGATGTACAACTTGACGGAACCAAAATAGCCGGACATTTTAAAGGAAACATTCACTTTGAAAATGTTCGTTTCAGCTATATTGATAATGAAGAAGTAGTAAAAGGGATTTCGCTGAATGTAAAATCAGGAGAAACTATTGCCATTGTTGGTGCTACCGGTGCCGGAAAATCAACTATCATAAATTTGCTGAATCGTTTTTACGAAATCAATTCAGGAGCCATTTTTATAGATGAGCAAAACATCAATGACTTCCAAATGGAAAGCCTTCGCAAACAGATTGCCATTGTATTGCAAGATGTATTTCTTTTTGCTGATACTATTCACAACAATATTACTCTTAACAATCCCACTATTACCCGCGAAAATGTGATAGAAGCGGCCAAGAAAATTGGCGTGCATAAATTCATTAAAAGTTTACCGGGCGGTTATGATTATGACGTAAAAGAACGCGGGGTTATGCTTTCTTCGGGACAGCGTCAATTGATTGCTTTTTTACGGGCTTATGTGAGTAATCCCAGTATTTTAATTTTAGATGAAGCCACTTCTTCCATTGATACTTACAGCGAGGAATTAATTCAAAAAGCTACCGAAAGAATCACGCAAAACCGTACTTCCATCATTATTGCACACCGTTTGGCTACCATCATTAAAGCGGATAAAATTATTGTGATGGACAAAGGGCAAATTGTTGAAGAAGGAACCCATCAGGAATTGGTTAATAAAGCGCAAGGCTATTATAAAAATTTATACGATTCACAGTTTGCTGTTGAAAGCTAA